One region of Plectropomus leopardus isolate mb unplaced genomic scaffold, YSFRI_Pleo_2.0 unplaced_scaffold41, whole genome shotgun sequence genomic DNA includes:
- the LOC121939096 gene encoding mitochondrial chaperone BCS1, giving the protein MPLSDFLDGLKDNPYFGAGFGLVGVGTALAVARKGAQVGMIFFRRHYMITLEVPSRDKSYHWLLSWITKHARHTQHLSVETSYLAHESGRVHTQFDFHPSPGNHIIWYGRKWIRVERTREKQMVDLHTGTPWESVTFTALGRDRQIFFNILQEARELALKQEEGRTVMYTAMGGEWRPFGFPRRRRPLSSVVLDEGVAERIVDDVKDFIGNPKWYTDRGRTLLCI; this is encoded by the exons ATGCCCCTGTCTGACTTCCTGGATGGCCTGAAGGACAACCCCTACTTTGGGGCAGGGTTTGGACTGGTTGGGGTTGGGACGGCGTTGGCAGTGGCCAGGAAAGGTGCCCAGGTGGGAATGATCTTCTTCCGCAGGCACTACATGATCACTCTGGAGGTCCCCAGCAGGGACAAGAGCTACCACTGGCTGCTGAGCTGGATCACCAAACACGCCAGGCACACTCAGCACCTGAGCGTGGAGACCTCGTACCTGGCACACGAGAGCGGACGCGTGCACACGCAGTTTGACTTCCACCCAAGCCCCGGGAACCACATCATCTG GTACGGCAGGAAGTGGATCAGGGTGGAGAGGACCAGAGAGAAGCAGATGGTGGATCTGCACACTGGAACACCTTGGGAGTCTGTCACCTTCACTGCTttagggagagacagacagattttctttaacatattaCAAGAAG CAAGAGAACTGGCCCTGAAACAGGAAGAGGGACGCACAGTGATGTACACAGCCATGGGTGGGGAATGGAGACCCTTTGGGTTTCCACGGCGACGCAGACCCCTCAGCTCTGTGGTCCTGGATGAGGGCGTGGCTGAAAGGATCGTTGATGATGTGAAGGACTTTATCGGAAATCCCAAGTGGTACACAGACAGAGGTAGAACACTCTTGTGTATTTAG